A portion of the Candidatus Methylomirabilota bacterium genome contains these proteins:
- the ndhC gene encoding NADH-quinone oxidoreductase subunit A codes for MIEYGTILLVFAFAALVAGALLTLPRLLAPKRLTPVKVQPFECGKDPVAIAEGRFAIKFSTVAILFILIDIELLFIWPWAMLYRRLGWFGFVEMMVFLAILMVGFLYIWRKGGLEWE; via the coding sequence ATGATCGAGTACGGCACGATTCTCCTGGTCTTCGCCTTCGCCGCGCTCGTGGCCGGCGCCCTGCTCACGCTGCCTCGGCTACTGGCGCCGAAGCGGTTAACGCCCGTCAAGGTGCAGCCCTTCGAGTGCGGCAAGGACCCGGTGGCCATCGCCGAGGGGCGGTTCGCCATCAAGTTCTCGACGGTCGCCATCCTGTTCATCCTGATCGACATCGAGCTGCTGTTCATATGGCCGTGGGCCATGCTGTATCGACGGCTCGGCTGGTTCGGGTTCGTGGAGATGATGGTGTTCCTGGCCATCCTGATGGTGGGCTTTCTGTACATCTGGCGTAAGGGGGGCCTGGAGTGGGAGTAG
- a CDS encoding NADH-quinone oxidoreductase subunit B: MGVGGFFTSKLDEAIGWARKYSIFQYPFVTACCGMEYMATACSHYDIDRFGAGLPRFSPRQADVLFVVGTISHKMAPVLKRVYDQMTEPKWVVAFGVCTCTGGFYDNYATVQGIDTIIPVDVYIPGCPPRPESVIDGLMKLQEKIAASAQRF; the protein is encoded by the coding sequence GTGGGAGTAGGCGGGTTCTTCACCTCGAAGCTGGACGAGGCCATCGGCTGGGCCCGCAAGTACTCCATCTTCCAGTATCCGTTCGTGACGGCCTGCTGCGGCATGGAGTACATGGCCACCGCGTGCTCGCACTACGACATCGACCGGTTCGGCGCCGGGCTGCCGCGCTTCTCGCCGCGCCAGGCCGACGTCCTGTTCGTGGTCGGCACGATCAGCCACAAGATGGCGCCGGTCCTCAAGCGGGTCTACGATCAGATGACGGAGCCGAAGTGGGTGGTGGCGTTCGGCGTGTGCACCTGCACCGGCGGCTTCTACGACAACTACGCCACCGTGCAGGGCATCGACACGATCATCCCGGTCGACGTGTACATTCCCGGCTGTCCTCCTCGCCCCGAGAGCGTCATCGACGGTCTGATGAAGCTGCAGGAGAAGATCGCCGCCAGCGCCCAGAGGTTCTAG